From a region of the Streptomyces sp. NBC_01454 genome:
- a CDS encoding NAD(P)/FAD-dependent oxidoreductase: MTTANLSHGLGGTDSTDVMVVGAGLAGLNTATLLARQGHDVLLVERRTSLSRAIRTTGIFVRKTLDDFPLPSDCLGPPIRHVVLYPPNLRRPVNLTSPRDEYRVGDMAPLYEASAAAAADAGVRIALGTRYAGRQGNAFHLAGRDGPTVVRARFVVGADGARSRVARDLALDRNHHLIVGAEEVFEVSGSDEPPTFHCVLDPSLAPGYLAWVVNDGQHAHVGVAGYADRYPDGLRRAVERFSASAPGLAGIERPKTVERRAGPIPVGGLLRRISCAEGLLVGDAAGAVSPLTAGGLDPCLRQSELAAEVLSDALRTGKPDSMTHYDGAALRTHFRGRLMLRRGLAQVRTPTVAAAAFALLRTPFGQAAASRVLFGDRSFPDTTTK; the protein is encoded by the coding sequence ATGACGACAGCAAACCTCTCCCACGGCCTCGGGGGCACGGACAGCACTGACGTGATGGTGGTCGGGGCGGGACTGGCCGGCCTGAACACCGCCACCCTCCTCGCCCGGCAAGGCCATGACGTGCTCCTCGTCGAACGCCGAACCAGTCTCTCCCGCGCGATCCGCACCACAGGAATCTTCGTACGGAAGACACTCGATGACTTCCCCCTGCCCTCCGACTGCCTCGGGCCACCGATCCGACACGTGGTCCTCTATCCCCCCAACCTGCGCCGCCCGGTCAACCTCACCAGCCCCCGCGATGAGTACCGCGTGGGCGACATGGCACCCCTCTACGAAGCGTCGGCCGCCGCCGCGGCTGACGCAGGCGTACGCATAGCACTGGGCACGCGCTACGCCGGCCGACAGGGCAATGCCTTCCACCTGGCCGGTCGCGACGGGCCGACCGTGGTCCGGGCCCGGTTCGTCGTCGGCGCCGACGGAGCCCGCTCAAGAGTTGCCCGCGACCTCGCTCTCGACCGCAACCACCACCTGATCGTCGGCGCCGAAGAGGTCTTCGAAGTATCCGGAAGCGACGAGCCACCGACATTCCACTGTGTGCTCGACCCCTCACTCGCCCCCGGCTACCTGGCCTGGGTGGTCAACGACGGGCAGCACGCCCATGTCGGCGTCGCGGGCTATGCCGACCGCTATCCGGACGGTCTTCGGCGGGCGGTTGAGCGGTTCAGCGCCTCAGCGCCCGGACTGGCCGGCATCGAACGTCCCAAAACGGTGGAGCGGCGCGCAGGCCCCATCCCCGTCGGTGGCCTGCTGCGCCGGATCAGCTGTGCCGAGGGTCTTCTCGTGGGGGACGCGGCAGGCGCGGTCTCCCCACTCACCGCCGGGGGCCTGGACCCGTGCCTACGGCAGTCGGAACTGGCAGCCGAGGTCCTCAGCGACGCGCTGCGCACCGGTAAGCCAGACTCCATGACCCACTACGACGGAGCCGCACTCCGCACCCACTTCCGCGGACGACTCATGCTGCGCCGGGGGTTGGCCCAGGTACGGACGCCGACCGTGGCAGCAGCGGCGTTCGCCCTGCTGCGCACACCGTTCGGCCAGGCGGCGGCAAGCCGAGTCCTCTTCGGCGACAGGTCCTTCCCCGACACCACCACCAAGTGA
- a CDS encoding dihydrofolate reductase family protein: MSKLIVTAFVTLDGVMQAPGGRGEDVDEGFEHGGWQVPYVDDDFMRLMRGVFERTADHLLLGRKTYDIFAAHWPRITDENDPIAVKLNAMPKYVASRTRNSLEWHNSHLLKGEAAEAVAQLKERLDGVIMTQGSSDLIRTLQQHDLVDEYRLLVNPVILGTGKRLFAEGATPSAWTLTESRATGVGVQYCVYERAGKPEYGSFMLDELDELE; encoded by the coding sequence ATGAGCAAACTGATCGTCACCGCGTTCGTCACCCTGGACGGCGTCATGCAGGCCCCCGGCGGCCGGGGCGAGGATGTCGACGAGGGCTTCGAGCACGGTGGCTGGCAGGTCCCATACGTCGACGACGACTTCATGCGTCTCATGCGGGGTGTCTTCGAGCGGACCGCTGATCATCTCCTGCTCGGCCGGAAGACCTACGACATCTTCGCCGCGCACTGGCCCCGCATCACCGACGAGAACGACCCGATCGCCGTGAAGCTCAACGCCATGCCCAAATACGTCGCCTCGCGCACCCGCAACAGCCTGGAGTGGCACAACTCCCATCTGCTGAAGGGCGAGGCCGCAGAGGCCGTCGCACAGCTCAAGGAGCGGCTCGACGGCGTGATCATGACGCAGGGCAGCAGCGACCTCATCCGCACCCTGCAGCAGCACGACCTCGTCGACGAGTACCGGCTGCTCGTCAACCCTGTGATCCTCGGCACCGGCAAGCGGCTCTTCGCCGAGGGCGCCACGCCTTCCGCCTGGACGCTCACGGAATCCCGCGCCACCGGCGTGGGCGTGCAGTACTGCGTCTACGAACGGGCAGGGAAGCCCGAGTACGGATCCTTCATGCTGGACGAACTGGACGAACTGGAGTGA
- a CDS encoding DUF4404 family protein: MSARELQEQLNTLREQLEQNPPLSLEERNHLKDLIQQIDAEIELETATRDTNLAHGVHLTVERFEIDHPGLAATLRNIALALANMGI; encoded by the coding sequence GTGTCGGCACGCGAACTGCAAGAGCAGCTGAACACCCTTCGGGAACAGCTGGAGCAGAACCCGCCTCTTTCTCTGGAGGAGCGCAACCACCTCAAGGATCTGATCCAGCAGATCGACGCAGAGATCGAACTCGAAACGGCGACGAGGGACACCAACCTTGCGCACGGCGTGCACCTGACCGTCGAACGGTTCGAGATCGACCATCCCGGTCTCGCCGCAACCTTGCGGAACATCGCGCTGGCCCTCGCGAACATGGGCATCTGA
- a CDS encoding GNAT family N-acetyltransferase yields MTEIRTPRLLLRRWHDDDLAPMADINADPRVMHWIDDGSVHDLDHTAEAIERWEEEWDEEGFGLFAVELLASGELAGFTGLSVPEFLPEVLPAVAISWRLGSQFWGQGYASEAAQATLEFALQDRGLDQVISINRVGDDASENVIRKLGMVPERETAHPVYGYPLRVHTIDLTEFQA; encoded by the coding sequence ATGACCGAGATCCGCACCCCCCGCCTCCTCCTCCGCCGCTGGCATGACGACGACCTCGCGCCTATGGCGGACATCAACGCCGACCCGCGGGTCATGCACTGGATCGACGACGGCTCGGTGCACGACCTGGACCACACGGCGGAGGCCATCGAGAGGTGGGAGGAAGAGTGGGACGAAGAGGGATTCGGCCTCTTCGCCGTCGAGCTGCTGGCCTCGGGTGAACTGGCCGGCTTCACGGGTCTGTCCGTGCCCGAGTTCCTGCCGGAGGTGCTGCCCGCCGTGGCGATCAGCTGGCGGCTCGGCTCACAGTTCTGGGGCCAGGGATACGCGTCCGAAGCCGCCCAAGCCACCCTGGAGTTCGCGCTCCAGGACCGTGGCCTCGACCAGGTCATCAGCATCAACCGGGTGGGTGACGACGCCTCCGAGAACGTCATCCGCAAGCTCGGCATGGTGCCGGAACGCGAGACGGCACACCCGGTGTACGGCTATCCGCTGCGCGTTCACACCATCGATCTCACCGAGTTCCAGGCCTGA
- a CDS encoding protein-glutamine gamma-glutamyltransferase, whose amino-acid sequence MYERRRFLALATVGAVICAAGLTPSVSQAASIGGGEKEGSYAETHGLTADDVKNINALNERALTLGQPGKSPTELPPSAGAFFRAADDRETPPAEPLNRIPDAYQAYGGRATTVVNNYIRKWQQVYSHRDGKQQQMTEAQRAELSYGCVGVTWVNSGPYPTNNLAFTFFDENKYKNDLKNTRPRPNETQAEFEGRIAKDSFDEGKGFKRARDVASIMNNALENAHDEGTYIDNLKTELTNKNDALLHEDSRSNFYSALRNTPSFKERDGGNYDPSKMKAVIYSKHFWSGQDQRGSSDKRKYGDPDAFRPDQGTGLVDMSKDRNIPRSPANPGEGWVNFDYGWFGAQTEVDAEKTIWTHANHYHAPNSDLGPMHVYESKFRNWSAGYADFDRGTYVVTFIPKSWNTAPAKVEQGWP is encoded by the coding sequence ATGTATGAACGCCGGAGATTCCTCGCGTTGGCCACTGTGGGTGCGGTCATATGCGCCGCTGGGCTCACGCCGTCGGTCAGCCAGGCTGCCAGCATCGGCGGCGGGGAAAAGGAGGGGTCCTACGCCGAAACGCACGGCCTGACGGCGGATGACGTCAAGAACATCAACGCACTGAACGAAAGAGCTCTGACTCTGGGTCAACCCGGCAAGTCTCCGACGGAATTACCGCCGAGCGCCGGCGCTTTCTTCAGGGCCGCCGACGACAGGGAGACCCCTCCCGCCGAGCCGCTCAACAGGATACCTGACGCGTACCAGGCCTACGGAGGTAGGGCCACTACGGTCGTCAACAACTACATACGTAAGTGGCAGCAGGTCTACAGTCACCGCGACGGCAAGCAACAGCAAATGACCGAAGCGCAGCGAGCAGAGCTGTCCTACGGTTGCGTTGGCGTCACCTGGGTCAATTCGGGCCCCTACCCGACGAACAACTTGGCGTTCACGTTCTTCGACGAGAACAAGTACAAGAACGACCTGAAAAACACCAGACCCCGACCCAATGAAACGCAGGCGGAGTTTGAGGGGCGCATCGCCAAGGACAGTTTCGACGAGGGGAAGGGTTTCAAGCGGGCCCGCGATGTAGCGTCCATCATGAACAACGCCCTGGAGAATGCCCACGATGAGGGGACTTACATCGACAACCTCAAGACAGAGCTCACGAACAAGAATGATGCCCTGCTCCACGAGGACAGCCGCTCGAATTTTTACTCGGCGCTGAGGAATACACCGTCCTTCAAGGAAAGGGATGGAGGCAACTACGACCCATCCAAGATGAAGGCGGTGATCTACTCGAAGCACTTCTGGAGTGGGCAGGACCAGCGGGGCTCCTCAGACAAGAGGAAGTACGGCGACCCGGATGCCTTCCGCCCCGACCAGGGTACAGGCCTGGTCGACATGTCGAAGGACAGAAACATTCCGCGCAGTCCCGCCAATCCTGGCGAAGGTTGGGTCAATTTCGACTACGGTTGGTTTGGGGCTCAAACAGAGGTGGATGCCGAGAAGACCATATGGACCCACGCCAACCACTATCACGCGCCCAATAGCGACCTGGGCCCCATGCACGTATACGAGAGCAAGTTCCGGAACTGGTCTGCCGGGTACGCAGACTTCGACCGCGGAACCTACGTAGTCACGTTCATACCCAAGAGCTGGAACACCGCACCCGCCAAGGTGGAGCAAGGCTGGCCGTAA